The Claveliimonas bilis genome window below encodes:
- the rpmC gene encoding 50S ribosomal protein L29 produces MKINAFVEDLRTKSAAELNEELVAAKKELFNLRFQNATNQLDNTSRIKEVRKNIARIQTVITEKSNA; encoded by the coding sequence GTGAAAATTAATGCATTTGTAGAAGATTTAAGAACAAAATCAGCTGCAGAGCTGAACGAAGAATTAGTAGCTGCTAAAAAGGAGCTCTTCAATTTAAGATTCCAGAACGCAACAAACCAGTTGGATAACACAAGCAGAATCAAAGAAGTAAGAAAAAATATTGCAAGAATCCAGACTGTAATTACAGAAAAGAGCAATGCCTAG
- the rpsQ gene encoding 30S ribosomal protein S17: MDKTIVVAVEDNVKHPLYNKIVKRTYKLKAHDEANECNIGDKVRVMETRPLSKDKRWRLVEVMEKVK, encoded by the coding sequence ATGGATAAAACGATCGTAGTTGCTGTAGAAGATAATGTAAAACATCCGCTTTACAACAAAATCGTAAAGAGAACTTATAAATTAAAAGCCCACGATGAAGCAAATGAATGCAACATCGGTGACAAGGTAAGAGTTATGGAGACAAGACCGTTATCAAAAGATAAGAGATGGAGACTTGTCGAAGTTATGGAAAAAGTAAAATAG
- the rplN gene encoding 50S ribosomal protein L14: MIQQESRLKVADNTGAKELLCIRVLGGSTRRYASIGDVVVATVKDATPGGVVKKGDVVKAVVVRTVKGTRRKDGSYIRFDENAAVIIKDDKNPRGTRIFGPVARELRDKQFMKIVSLAPEVL, encoded by the coding sequence ATGATACAGCAAGAAAGCAGACTGAAAGTAGCAGACAATACAGGTGCGAAAGAGTTACTTTGTATCCGCGTGCTTGGAGGTTCCACAAGAAGATATGCAAGCATCGGAGACGTGGTAGTTGCAACTGTTAAAGATGCAACACCAGGCGGCGTTGTAAAAAAAGGTGACGTCGTAAAAGCTGTAGTTGTACGTACTGTAAAAGGTACTCGCCGTAAAGACGGTTCTTATATCCGCTTCGACGAAAATGCTGCTGTTATTATTAAAGATGATAAAAATCCAAGAGGAACCCGTATCTTCGGGCCAGTAGCAAGGGAGCTCCGTGATAAACAGTTTATGAAAATTGTTTCCCTGGCTCCGGAAGTACTTTAA
- the rplX gene encoding 50S ribosomal protein L24 produces the protein MSTMKIKKGDMVKVIAGKDKDKEGKVIAVNQKDGTVLVEGVNMLTKHTKPSVANQNGGIVHQEGPIDISNVMYIHKGKATRVGFKMDGDKKVRVAKSTGEVID, from the coding sequence ATGTCAACTATGAAGATCAAAAAAGGCGACATGGTTAAAGTGATTGCCGGTAAAGATAAAGACAAAGAAGGCAAGGTCATCGCTGTAAATCAGAAAGACGGTACAGTTCTCGTTGAAGGTGTCAACATGCTGACAAAGCACACAAAACCAAGTGTTGCAAATCAGAATGGCGGTATCGTTCATCAGGAAGGACCTATTGATATATCCAACGTAATGTACATCCATAAAGGAAAAGCTACAAGAGTAGGGTTCAAGATGGATGGAGACAAGAAAGTGCGTGTTGCAAAATCAACAGGCGAAGTGATTGATTAA
- the rplE gene encoding 50S ribosomal protein L5 has product MSRLKEQYQNEIVDAMIKKFGYKNIMEVPKLDKVVVNMGVGEAKDNAKVLESAIADMEKITGQKAVVCKAKKSVANFKVREGMPIGCKVTLRGEKMYEFVDRLVNLALPRVRDFRGVNPNAFDGRGNYALGIKEQLIFPEIEYDKVDKVRGMDVIFVTTAKTDEEARELLKQFNMPFTK; this is encoded by the coding sequence TTGAGCAGACTGAAAGAACAGTACCAGAACGAGATCGTTGATGCAATGATCAAAAAGTTTGGTTATAAAAATATTATGGAAGTGCCGAAACTTGACAAAGTTGTTGTCAATATGGGTGTCGGCGAAGCAAAAGATAATGCAAAAGTTTTAGAGTCAGCAATCGCTGATATGGAAAAGATCACAGGACAGAAAGCAGTCGTTTGTAAAGCAAAGAAATCCGTGGCTAACTTCAAAGTAAGAGAAGGAATGCCGATCGGCTGCAAGGTTACATTAAGAGGAGAAAAGATGTACGAGTTCGTTGACCGTCTTGTAAATCTTGCTCTGCCTCGTGTACGTGACTTCAGAGGTGTAAATCCAAACGCATTTGACGGAAGAGGAAACTATGCTCTTGGTATCAAAGAGCAGCTCATTTTCCCTGAAATTGAGTACGATAAGGTTGACAAAGTCAGAGGTATGGATGTCATTTTTGTTACAACGGCTAAGACAGACGAAGAGGCTCGCGAGCTGTTAAAACAGTTCAACATGCCGTTTACAAAATAA
- a CDS encoding type Z 30S ribosomal protein S14 gives MAKTAMKIKQQRKQKFSTREYSRCRICGRPHAYLRKYGICRVCFRELAYKGQIPGVKKASW, from the coding sequence ATGGCTAAGACAGCAATGAAAATTAAACAGCAGCGTAAGCAGAAATTTTCTACAAGAGAATACAGCCGCTGCAGAATCTGCGGTCGTCCGCATGCATATTTAAGAAAATATGGAATCTGCCGTGTTTGCTTCCGCGAACTGGCATACAAAGGACAGATCCCAGGTGTGAAGAAGGCAAGTTGGTAA
- the rpsH gene encoding 30S ribosomal protein S8, whose product MTMSDPIADMLTRIRNANTAKHDTVDIPASKMKIAIADILVNEGYITKYDIVEDGAFKTIRVTLKYGADKNEKVISGLKRISKPGLRVYASSEELPKVLGGLGTAIISTNQGVITDKEARKLGVGGEVLAFVW is encoded by the coding sequence ATGACAATGAGTGATCCAATTGCAGATATGCTTACAAGAATCCGTAATGCAAATACTGCGAAACATGATACAGTAGATATTCCTGCATCAAAGATGAAAATTGCTATTGCTGACATTCTGGTGAATGAAGGATATATCACAAAATATGACATTGTAGAAGACGGAGCATTTAAGACAATCCGTGTGACACTGAAATACGGTGCAGATAAGAACGAGAAAGTAATTTCCGGTCTGAAGAGAATTTCCAAACCAGGACTTCGTGTTTATGCAAGCAGCGAAGAACTTCCGAAGGTTCTCGGAGGACTTGGAACAGCGATCATTTCCACAAATCAGGGAGTGATCACAGACAAAGAAGCAAGAAAACTCGGCGTAGGCGGAGAAGTTCTGGCTTTCGTATGGTAA
- the rplF gene encoding 50S ribosomal protein L6, with protein MSRIGRLPITVPAGVTVEIAENNKVTVKGPKGTLEKELPVEMEIKQEGDQIVVTRPNDLKKMKSLHGLTRTLINNMVVGVTEGYKKVLEVNGVGYRAAKAGNKLTLSLGYSHPVEMIDPEGVETVLEGQNKITVQGIDKEKVGQYAAEIRDKRRPEPYKGKGIKYADEVIRRKVGKTGKK; from the coding sequence ATGTCACGTATAGGAAGACTGCCAATTACAGTTCCAGCAGGGGTTACTGTTGAAATTGCAGAGAACAACAAAGTGACTGTAAAAGGTCCGAAGGGAACTCTTGAAAAAGAGCTTCCGGTAGAAATGGAAATCAAGCAGGAGGGAGATCAGATCGTCGTAACAAGACCGAACGATCTGAAGAAAATGAAATCTCTCCATGGTCTGACAAGAACACTGATCAACAACATGGTTGTCGGTGTAACAGAAGGATACAAAAAGGTTCTGGAAGTCAACGGTGTTGGTTACAGAGCTGCAAAAGCCGGAAATAAGCTGACACTTAGCTTAGGATACTCTCATCCGGTAGAGATGATTGACCCAGAGGGAGTTGAGACTGTTCTGGAAGGACAGAACAAGATCACTGTTCAGGGAATTGACAAAGAAAAAGTTGGCCAGTATGCGGCTGAGATCAGAGACAAGAGAAGACCGGAGCCATATAAGGGCAAAGGTATCAAGTATGCTGATGAAGTGATCAGACGTAAAGTTGGTAAGACTGGTAAGAAATAA
- the rplR gene encoding 50S ribosomal protein L18: MVSKKSRTEVRVKKHRKIRNRFSGTPECPRLAVFRSNNHMYAQIIDDVAGNTLVAASTLQKDVKANLEKTNNVDAAAYLGKVIAEKALEKGIKEVVFDRGGFIYHGKVQALADAAREAGLEF, encoded by the coding sequence ATGGTTAGCAAGAAATCAAGAACAGAAGTACGTGTTAAAAAACACAGAAAAATCCGTAACCGTTTCAGCGGTACACCTGAATGCCCACGTTTAGCCGTATTCAGAAGTAATAATCATATGTATGCACAGATTATTGACGATGTGGCAGGGAACACTCTGGTTGCAGCTTCCACTCTTCAGAAAGACGTGAAAGCGAACCTGGAAAAGACAAACAACGTTGATGCAGCTGCATATCTTGGAAAAGTAATTGCTGAGAAGGCACTTGAAAAAGGCATCAAGGAAGTTGTATTTGACAGAGGCGGCTTCATTTACCATGGTAAGGTTCAGGCATTGGCAGATGCAGCTCGTGAAGCTGGACTGGAATTTTAG
- the rpsE gene encoding 30S ribosomal protein S5, which yields MRQERIDASQFELAEKVVAIKRVTKVVKGGRNFKFTALVVVGDGNGHVGAGLGKATEIPEAIRKGKEDAAKNLISVALDDHGSITHDQIGKFGSASVLLKTAPEGTGVIAGGPARAVIEMAGIKNIRTKSLGSNNKQNVVLATIEGLREVKTPEKVSKLRGKSIEEIVG from the coding sequence ATGAGACAGGAACGCATTGATGCTAGTCAGTTTGAATTAGCAGAAAAAGTGGTAGCAATTAAGCGTGTTACCAAAGTTGTTAAAGGTGGTCGTAACTTCAAATTCACAGCTTTAGTAGTTGTAGGTGATGGAAACGGCCATGTTGGAGCAGGATTAGGAAAGGCTACCGAAATTCCGGAAGCAATTCGTAAAGGAAAAGAAGATGCAGCAAAGAATTTGATCTCTGTTGCACTGGATGATCATGGAAGTATTACACATGATCAGATCGGTAAATTCGGAAGTGCATCCGTACTTCTGAAGACAGCGCCCGAAGGTACTGGAGTTATTGCCGGAGGTCCGGCACGTGCCGTTATCGAGATGGCAGGTATCAAGAACATCCGTACAAAATCTCTTGGTTCCAACAATAAGCAGAATGTAGTACTTGCTACGATCGAAGGATTGAGAGAAGTAAAAACTCCGGAAAAAGTATCTAAGCTTCGTGGAAAATCCATCGAAGAGATCGTAGGCTAA
- the rpmD gene encoding 50S ribosomal protein L30 — protein MADLKITLVKSTIGAVPKHKKTVEALGLKKVNKTVVLPDNAATRGMVKQVQHLVKVEEV, from the coding sequence GTGGCAGATTTAAAAATCACATTAGTAAAATCTACAATCGGTGCCGTACCGAAGCATAAGAAGACAGTAGAAGCTTTAGGACTGAAAAAAGTAAACAAGACTGTTGTTTTGCCGGACAATGCAGCAACAAGAGGTATGGTAAAACAGGTACAGCATTTAGTAAAAGTAGAGGAAGTTTAA
- the rplO gene encoding 50S ribosomal protein L15, producing MDLSNLRPADGAKHSDNFRRGRGHGSGNGKTAGKGHKGQKARSGGTRPGFEGGQMPLYRRIPKRGFTNRNTKTIVGINVSALEVFDNDAVVSVETLKEAGIVKNAKDGVKILGNGELTKKLTVQANAFSAGAAAKIEALGGKAEVI from the coding sequence ATGGACTTATCAAACTTAAGACCAGCTGACGGAGCTAAGCACAGTGATAATTTCAGAAGAGGACGCGGACATGGTTCTGGAAATGGTAAGACTGCCGGAAAGGGACACAAAGGACAGAAAGCTCGTTCAGGCGGCACAAGACCGGGATTTGAAGGCGGACAGATGCCATTATACAGAAGAATACCGAAGAGAGGATTCACTAACAGAAATACAAAGACTATCGTTGGAATTAATGTGAGCGCTCTGGAAGTATTTGATAATGACGCTGTTGTTTCTGTAGAAACATTAAAAGAAGCAGGCATCGTGAAAAACGCAAAAGACGGTGTAAAAATTCTTGGAAATGGAGAATTAACTAAGAAACTTACAGTGCAGGCCAACGCTTTCAGCGCAGGCGCTGCAGCTAAGATTGAGGCTCTTGGTGGAAAAGCAGAGGTGATCTAA
- the secY gene encoding preprotein translocase subunit SecY translates to MFKTVRRAFQIEDIRRKILYTFMMLIVIRIGSELPTPGVDPDFIKDFFAQNTGEAFNFFNAITGGSFEQMSVFALSITPYITSSIIMQLLTIAIPKLEEMHKDGEDGRKKIAAITRYLTIGLSLIQSTAMAVGFGRQGLLVEFNFVNAAIVVLTLTAGSAFLMWIGERITEKGVGNGISIVLVINIISRIPNDMYTLFEQFVKGKSLASGGLAALIIIAIILALVVFVIFLQDGQRRIAVQYSQKVQGRRTFGGQSTYIPMKVNTAGVIPIIFSSSLMQTPILIASFLGKGDGNGIGSEILRGLNQANWCNPQNIKYTWGLLVYILLTVFFAYFYTSITFNPMEIANNMKKSGGFIPGIRPGRPTVEYLTKILNYIIFVGACGLIVVQVVPIIFNGWLGANVSFGGTSLIIIVSVILETIKQIESQMMVRNYKGFLNN, encoded by the coding sequence ATGTTTAAAACAGTGCGACGGGCATTTCAGATAGAGGATATTCGCAGGAAGATCCTGTACACATTCATGATGCTGATCGTAATCAGAATCGGATCTGAACTGCCGACACCTGGCGTAGATCCTGACTTTATAAAAGACTTTTTTGCACAAAACACTGGTGAGGCATTTAACTTCTTTAATGCCATCACCGGTGGTTCATTTGAGCAGATGTCCGTTTTCGCCCTCAGTATTACACCATATATTACATCCTCGATCATTATGCAGCTTCTGACTATTGCAATTCCCAAACTGGAAGAAATGCATAAAGACGGGGAGGATGGCCGTAAAAAGATTGCAGCGATCACACGGTATCTTACCATTGGACTCTCTTTGATCCAATCTACTGCCATGGCTGTAGGATTCGGACGTCAGGGACTTTTGGTAGAGTTTAATTTTGTTAATGCTGCAATCGTGGTTTTGACATTGACGGCGGGAAGTGCTTTCCTTATGTGGATTGGCGAGAGGATCACGGAAAAAGGCGTTGGAAATGGTATTTCCATTGTACTTGTCATTAACATTATTTCTCGTATTCCAAACGATATGTATACGTTGTTTGAGCAGTTCGTTAAAGGGAAAAGCCTTGCATCAGGCGGACTTGCGGCTTTGATCATTATTGCGATCATTCTGGCCCTTGTTGTCTTTGTCATTTTCCTTCAGGATGGACAGAGAAGAATTGCAGTACAGTATTCACAGAAAGTCCAGGGAAGAAGAACATTTGGCGGACAGTCTACCTACATTCCGATGAAGGTCAACACAGCCGGTGTAATTCCGATTATCTTTTCTTCATCGCTGATGCAGACACCAATTCTGATCGCGTCATTTCTGGGAAAAGGTGATGGAAACGGCATCGGAAGTGAGATTCTCCGCGGATTGAATCAGGCGAATTGGTGCAATCCACAGAATATCAAATATACGTGGGGGTTGCTTGTTTACATTTTATTGACTGTATTTTTTGCTTATTTTTATACATCCATTACATTTAACCCAATGGAGATTGCGAACAATATGAAAAAGAGCGGCGGTTTCATTCCGGGCATCCGTCCGGGAAGACCAACTGTGGAGTATCTGACAAAAATATTGAACTATATTATTTTTGTAGGTGCTTGCGGTTTGATCGTCGTACAGGTTGTTCCGATTATCTTTAATGGATGGCTGGGAGCAAATGTTTCATTCGGCGGTACATCACTGATCATTATTGTCAGTGTAATTCTGGAAACGATCAAACAGATCGAATCACAGATGATGGTCCGCAACTATAAGGGATTTTTAAATAACTAG
- a CDS encoding adenylate kinase, whose protein sequence is MKIIMLGAPGAGKGTQAKKIAAKYNIPHISTGDIFRANIKNGTELGKKAKTYMDQGLLVPDDLVVDLVVDRVGQDDCERGYVLDGFPRTIPQAEALTKALADMGQKVDYAIDVDVPDENIVRRMSGRRACVGCGATYHVVYAPTKKEGICDTCGGELILRDDDKPETVQKRLNVYHEQTQPLIDYYTEAGILKTVDGTVDIDDVFQSIVDILGA, encoded by the coding sequence ATGAAGATCATTATGTTAGGTGCGCCTGGTGCCGGAAAAGGGACACAGGCAAAAAAAATTGCAGCTAAGTATAATATTCCCCACATTTCCACAGGAGATATTTTCCGTGCAAATATTAAAAACGGTACGGAGCTTGGAAAAAAAGCTAAGACTTATATGGATCAGGGACTCCTTGTGCCGGATGATCTTGTTGTAGATCTTGTTGTGGACAGAGTAGGTCAGGATGACTGTGAAAGAGGATATGTTCTGGATGGATTTCCAAGAACGATCCCGCAGGCGGAAGCGCTTACCAAGGCACTTGCCGATATGGGACAGAAAGTAGACTATGCTATCGATGTGGATGTACCGGATGAGAATATTGTGCGCCGTATGTCGGGAAGAAGAGCATGTGTGGGATGCGGAGCTACATATCATGTTGTATATGCACCGACGAAAAAAGAAGGTATCTGTGATACCTGCGGCGGTGAACTGATTCTTAGGGATGATGACAAGCCGGAGACTGTACAGAAGAGACTGAATGTATACCATGAGCAGACACAGCCGCTGATTGATTATTATACAGAAGCCGGAATTTTAAAGACAGTAGACGGAACTGTGGACATTGATGATGTATTTCAGTCAATTGTAGATATTTTAGGAGCGTAA
- the map gene encoding type I methionyl aminopeptidase — protein MSITIKSSREIELMTEAGRILEIVHNELAKALHPGMSTLDIDKLGEEVIRSYDCIPSFLNYNGYPASICVSVNDEVVHGIPSPHRIIQDGDIVSLDAGVIYKGYHSDAARTHAVGEISKDAAKLIEVTKQSFFEGIKYAKEGNHLFDISSAIGRYAESFGYGVVRDLCGHGIGTSLHEAPEIPNYVQKRKGVLLKAGMTLAIEPMINAGTWEVNWMDDDWTVVTKDHSLSAHYENTVLITEGEPQILTLTE, from the coding sequence ATGTCAATTACGATAAAATCTTCCAGAGAAATTGAGCTGATGACAGAAGCAGGAAGAATTTTGGAAATTGTTCATAACGAACTTGCAAAAGCACTGCATCCGGGTATGAGCACTCTTGATATTGACAAACTTGGGGAAGAGGTGATACGCAGCTACGACTGTATCCCCTCCTTCCTGAATTATAACGGGTATCCGGCATCCATCTGCGTATCAGTAAATGATGAAGTTGTGCACGGGATTCCCAGCCCCCACCGAATCATTCAGGATGGCGATATTGTCAGCCTGGATGCCGGTGTGATCTATAAGGGGTATCACTCTGACGCTGCGAGAACTCATGCAGTCGGAGAGATAAGTAAAGACGCGGCAAAGCTGATCGAAGTCACGAAACAATCCTTTTTTGAAGGTATAAAGTATGCAAAAGAAGGCAATCATCTATTTGATATATCTTCTGCCATAGGCCGGTATGCGGAAAGCTTTGGATATGGAGTTGTCAGAGATCTGTGCGGACATGGCATCGGTACCAGTCTGCATGAAGCTCCGGAAATACCGAACTATGTACAGAAGAGGAAAGGCGTACTGCTGAAAGCAGGCATGACCCTTGCTATTGAGCCAATGATCAACGCCGGAACATGGGAAGTGAACTGGATGGATGATGACTGGACAGTCGTGACAAAGGATCATTCCTTATCGGCGCATTATGAAAATACTGTGCTGATCACAGAGGGTGAGCCGCAGATACTGACTTTGACGGAATAA
- a CDS encoding KOW domain-containing RNA-binding protein, translating to MERYKAGMLARSLAGHDEGQIYVIIESEASYIYLVNGKNRTLDRPKKKKAKHVRLIREEHDIAGINDAGIRKIIKEFVKEGKQEE from the coding sequence ATGGAAAGATATAAGGCGGGAATGCTTGCCAGATCACTGGCAGGACATGACGAAGGACAGATATATGTAATAATTGAAAGCGAAGCTTCATATATATATTTAGTGAATGGGAAAAACAGAACGCTGGATAGGCCGAAGAAAAAGAAAGCGAAGCATGTCCGCCTGATTCGGGAAGAACACGATATTGCCGGAATAAATGATGCTGGAATACGGAAAATCATAAAAGAGTTTGTGAAAGAAGGAAAACAGGAGGAATAG
- the infA gene encoding translation initiation factor IF-1, whose protein sequence is MSKADVIEIEGTVVEKLPNAMFQVELENGHQVLAHISGKLRMNFIKILPGDKVTLELSPYDLSKGRIIWRDK, encoded by the coding sequence ATGTCAAAAGCTGACGTAATTGAAATTGAAGGAACTGTAGTAGAAAAACTGCCGAACGCAATGTTTCAGGTAGAGCTTGAAAACGGACATCAGGTATTGGCCCACATCAGCGGAAAACTGCGTATGAATTTCATTAAAATCCTTCCGGGTGATAAGGTGACACTGGAGCTGTCTCCGTACGACCTTTCAAAGGGAAGAATCATTTGGAGAGATAAGTAA
- the rpmJ gene encoding 50S ribosomal protein L36, with protein MKVRSSVKPICEKCKVIKRKGSVRIICENPKHKQRQG; from the coding sequence GTGAAGGTTAGATCATCAGTAAAACCAATTTGCGAAAAATGCAAAGTTATCAAAAGAAAAGGAAGCGTTCGCATTATCTGCGAAAATCCAAAGCATAAACAGCGTCAGGGCTAA
- the rpsM gene encoding 30S ribosomal protein S13 yields the protein MARIAGVDLPRDKRVEIGLTYIYGIGRPSATRILKEAGVDPDIRCRDLTDEDVKKISAVIDETQMVEGDLRREIALNIKRLQEIGCYRGIRHRKGLPVRGQKTKTNARTRKGPKRTVANKKK from the coding sequence ATGGCTCGTATTGCAGGTGTAGACTTACCAAGAGACAAACGTGTTGAAATCGGACTGACATATATTTATGGTATCGGAAGACCGAGCGCAACTCGTATTTTGAAGGAAGCAGGAGTAGATCCTGATATCCGCTGCAGAGATCTGACAGATGAAGATGTTAAAAAGATCAGTGCAGTAATCGATGAAACACAGATGGTAGAGGGTGATCTTAGAAGAGAGATCGCTTTAAATATTAAGAGACTGCAGGAAATCGGATGCTACAGAGGTATCCGTCACAGAAAAGGACTCCCGGTTCGCGGTCAGAAGACAAAGACTAACGCAAGAACAAGAAAAGGTCCAAAGAGAACAGTTGCAAATAAGAAGAAATAA
- the rpsK gene encoding 30S ribosomal protein S11 yields the protein MAKKVTKKVTKRRVKKNVEHGQAHIQSSFNNTIVTLTDAQGNALSWASAGGLGFRGSRKSTPYAAQMAAETAAKAALIHGLKTVDVMVKGPGSGREAAIRALQACGIDVTSIKDVTPVPHNGCRPPKRRRV from the coding sequence ATGGCAAAGAAAGTTACAAAGAAAGTGACAAAAAGACGTGTCAAGAAAAACGTTGAACACGGACAAGCACATATCCAGTCATCTTTTAACAATACAATCGTAACATTAACAGATGCACAGGGAAATGCTCTGTCATGGGCAAGTGCTGGCGGTCTGGGATTTAGAGGTTCAAGGAAATCTACTCCATATGCAGCTCAGATGGCAGCAGAGACAGCTGCTAAAGCAGCATTGATTCATGGACTGAAGACAGTAGATGTTATGGTAAAAGGACCGGGTTCAGGAAGAGAAGCGGCAATCCGTGCTCTTCAGGCATGTGGAATTGACGTTACAAGCATCAAAGACGTTACTCCGGTACCGCATAATGGATGCCGTCCACCGAAACGCAGAAGAGTCTAA
- the rpsD gene encoding 30S ribosomal protein S4 encodes MAVNRVPVLKRCRSLGMDPVYLGIDKKSNRQLKRANRKMSEYGLQLREKQKAKFIYGVLEKPFRNYYKKAKQQKGMTGTNLMVLLESRLDNVVFRMGFARTRREARQIVDHKHVLVNGKQVNIPSYLVKAGDVIEIKEKCKGSQRYKDILEVTGGRLVPGWIEVDQEALKGTVKELPTRDEIDVPVDEMLIVELYSK; translated from the coding sequence ATGGCAGTAAATAGAGTTCCGGTTCTTAAAAGATGCCGTTCACTTGGCATGGATCCAGTTTATCTTGGAATTGATAAAAAGTCTAACAGACAGCTCAAAAGAGCAAACAGAAAAATGAGCGAGTATGGTCTTCAGCTTCGCGAAAAACAGAAAGCAAAATTCATCTACGGTGTATTGGAAAAGCCGTTCAGAAATTACTATAAAAAAGCAAAACAGCAGAAGGGTATGACAGGTACAAACCTGATGGTTCTTCTGGAGTCAAGACTTGACAATGTAGTATTCCGTATGGGATTTGCAAGAACACGCCGTGAAGCAAGACAGATCGTAGACCACAAACATGTTCTTGTAAATGGAAAACAGGTAAACATTCCGTCTTATCTTGTGAAGGCCGGAGATGTAATTGAGATCAAAGAAAAATGCAAAGGTTCTCAGAGATATAAAGACATCCTTGAGGTAACAGGCGGACGTCTTGTGCCGGGATGGATCGAAGTAGATCAGGAAGCTTTGAAAGGTACAGTAAAAGAACTGCCGACTCGTGATGAGATCGATGTTCCGGTAGATGAAATGCTGATCGTCGAGCTGTATTCTAAATAA
- a CDS encoding DNA-directed RNA polymerase subunit alpha yields MFDFNKPNIEITEISEDKRYGRFVVEPLERGYGTTLGNSLRRIMLSSLPGAAISQVKIDGVLHEFSSIPGVKEDVTEIIMNLKSLAIKNTSETDEPKTAYIEFEGEGVVTGADIQVDSDIEIMNPETVIATLNGGADSKLYMELTITKGRGYVSSDKNKSEELPIAVIPIDSIYTPVERVNLSVENTRVGQITDFDKLTLDVWTNGTLFPDEAVSLAAKVLSEHLKLFIDLSEVAQAAEVMIEKEDDEKEKVLEMSIDELELSVRSYNCLKRAGINTVEELTNRTPEDMMKVRNLGRKSLEEVLAKLKELGLELSQGEE; encoded by the coding sequence GTGTTTGATTTTAATAAACCAAATATTGAAATTACAGAAATATCAGAAGATAAGAGATATGGAAGATTTGTAGTAGAACCTCTGGAAAGAGGATATGGTACAACACTTGGTAATTCTCTTAGAAGGATCATGCTTTCTTCTCTTCCTGGAGCTGCAATCAGCCAGGTGAAGATCGACGGAGTGCTGCATGAGTTCAGTTCTATCCCGGGTGTAAAAGAAGATGTTACTGAGATCATCATGAATCTGAAATCACTGGCAATCAAGAATACGTCCGAGACCGATGAGCCTAAGACTGCATATATTGAGTTTGAAGGCGAAGGAGTCGTAACCGGAGCTGATATTCAGGTGGATTCTGACATTGAGATCATGAATCCGGAGACTGTCATTGCTACATTAAATGGCGGCGCTGACAGTAAGCTCTATATGGAGCTGACGATCACAAAAGGACGCGGCTATGTAAGTTCTGACAAAAATAAGAGCGAGGAGCTTCCGATTGCAGTGATTCCGATCGACTCTATCTATACACCGGTTGAACGTGTCAACCTGTCTGTAGAAAATACTCGTGTCGGACAGATCACTGATTTCGATAAACTGACATTAGATGTCTGGACAAACGGAACACTTTTTCCGGATGAAGCTGTAAGTCTTGCGGCAAAAGTACTTAGCGAACATTTGAAACTCTTTATCGATCTGTCTGAAGTAGCGCAGGCTGCAGAAGTAATGATCGAGAAAGAAGATGACGAAAAAGAGAAAGTACTGGAAATGAGCATTGATGAGCTGGAACTTTCCGTACGTTCTTACAATTGCCTGAAGAGAGCAGGAATCAATACAGTAGAAGAGCTGACAAACCGTACTCCGGAGGATATGATGAAAGTCCGCAACCTGGGACGCAAATCCCTGGAGGAAGTATTAGCAAAATTAAAAGAACTTGGCTTGGAACTGAGCCAAGGAGAGGAGTAG